In the Diospyros lotus cultivar Yz01 chromosome 13, ASM1463336v1, whole genome shotgun sequence genome, ATGCTCGCCCTTAGGTGAAGCATCAATCTTAGGAGTATAACCAAGAGGAAGATCCATATATACTTACTCAAGAAGATCCtcattaagaaatgcattattAACATCTAGTCTAATAAGGGGCCATTTATGAGCAGAAGCTAAAGCCAATAAAACCTTAACGATAACCAACTTGGCAACAAgagaaaatgtataaaaaaaaaaattcaatctttcTCGTTGTATGTACCACTTTGCCACTAGACAAGCCTTATATCTCTTGATAAAACCAAAtaatttatacttaattttatacACCCATTTACACTCGATAGCATGCTTATCATGAGGCAAGGAAGTGACTATCCAAGTATGATTCATATGCATAACTTCCAACTCTGTTGTCATAACATTCTTCCAATGCTCATAGTGCACTGCTTGATGATAGAATTAAGGCCATAATTAAGAAGGAGATGTTTATAAGGAGGAGacaaattgaagaaataaaatgGTTTAGAGGATACAAAGATTTGGTAGATACCATATTACGAGATAAGAAGATGTAAATGCCTTATCAATCTTTCCATTCATTTTAGATCTCGGCTTAAATAGTAAACCAAATTCTATAGgtctaattacaaaaatgccaTAGACAATAAACAATAcaacaatgaaagaaaatgaaatacaactcaaaggaaatgagaaaaatacaatcacataatacattaattaatagttaattgttttttatgttttcaacTTCCATATTCTAAAGTCTGCAATCTTTTGAACTTTAATTTGGCATGAGAAGTAGATGTTTACATGACAATAAGTTACAAATGTTAATGAATATATATCAATACCTTAAAACATAAGTATAATCTACCATAGAGGGAATCACATACTTATATGTAGATTGCTCGACGTAAGAGGACTTTTCACCATTTCGTCTtccatttcattattttcaccATTAGATTGTTCGACATAAGAGAGGCAAAGATGCAAACAAAGAGGACTTTTTTGTGTTGCCatcttttaattaaatgattatagAGAAGAAAGAGATGCAAACAAGGGATGAAAGATGtgcaatttaattattttaattttaattatgtgcATGTTGAGtgtttgccaaaaaaaaaaaagaagaagacttTTGGTTTGTCCCTGAATTCTATCATTGAGAGccattgaataaattaaatgagcataaaaagagagagagtgcgAACTCATCAGCGATGTccaatgtattttaattttaattttttaggataaaattacACTCAACAAAGACCCATTcgttattaaattattacataaaatgacAATTTTGCCATTATTATATTATCCATGTCCCCCCCTCCTCATATCTCCCTCTCTTGTAAATTGTGATCTCCAATAATCATCCATCTTCTCTAATAATCATCCCCTATCTAATGAGTGCATTAATGCCATCTTTTTCACcacctttctttctctctctttttctcatcCTATATGAAGAAATGAGCGATTGACcttcaatttgaaaaatattctctataaattgatttataAGAGGCCTTCAATTTGTAGAGaaattttttctttacaaattaaAGAACTTCATGGCAATaatagagagaagaaaaagatcaCAACATCAACGGTGTTGGACAATAATGGGGACAATGGCCATTTTTCTCagttccacacacacacacacacgcacgcgcacacacgcacatgcatacacatgcacacaGGGAGGGAAGGGGAAGATTTGGATCAAAAGAGAGAATAATGATTGAAGTGAAATCAAAGACAAATCTAGAAGTGTTTAATAAGGGGATGGGGGTGGTGTTCATGACAATGACTTATCAAAGAAATGAAGATCAGTTAGAGAGGAAAAGAGCTGGTGGTAGATGGTTAGATCTAGCGATAGTGATCGACATAATGATGCAATGGTCTCTAATGGTACTAGTGGTGACAAGGGCTTCAAGTGGGGTAAGAAGATTATAGGTGGAGATGCAATGGTGGTTCTATAGTGGCAAGGCGATGGTGAtttcccctctctctttctttgtccttttctctctctttcttcctctctctcgcaCTCTATCTCTTAGCTAAAGGAACCTAAATTTGGGCTCCTTCGGTTGCTTCAATTCAAACTAGGTTCATGTATTGTCAATGGTGGCAGTCAATGACTATGGTAGGCCACACtaattgtttttaattagttttctttgtaaatacttagaagaagaagagaagagattgGGAATGAAAGgtaatttggatatttttaaagaattaacATACTTTTACTTGTTACAAGATGAGAAGTGATGCATGATTCATAATCTGAAATGTggtgtttgttattttttcaaatgttgaaaaacctttatttttttttgttaaaactcAACACTGCTCCATATAATTTACCATAATTTTTAGGATTTTGCTGCTTGTCCCTTTTAGGCTACTCCCTCGACTATCCaaacattttatcattttttaaatattttttaccttTGCAACCTGCCCATTGTTTTCCTTCCCTCCCCTTctcccccattctctctctctctctctctctctctctctcttacacacacacacacgactATTTCTCCTTCTTGACTCTCCCTCTCATgaccccccatctctctctctcactatcGTCGTCCCCCACCCGTCAATCACACTACCATCGCCCCCTATCTGCATGCCGACCACAAAACCCATCCCTTTCacaatcatctctctctctctctctcttgctctcacaaTTGTAGCCCTCACTTGCCAGACACAAAACTTGCCAGTCACATCATTAGCAGTCGCACCACCCAAAAACCCACAAATCCCCACCTGCGAGCCACTACACCTATCATTATATGCAGTTGCACCTATCGTCGCCCCCATCTACCGACCACTACATCCACCACTATCGGCCAACACTCATTTATCGAGAGAAAATCATTTGGAGTAAAATGATTAGTTTTCCAAATAATTTCCTAGATTTATGTACTGCttgatttatgtttttgagcATTTTTATATTGTTTGATTAATGTTTCGTATTTTCAAATTACAAAAGTTGACAATGAGACAATAGAAATGAATGTACAAGGAGTGGATGATGAAAGTTTgggaaatgatgaagatgatattTTAAGGGAGAATTGGAGTGGTTTGGATGATGAAATCTTAAGAGAAGATAGTGAGGTTATTGTGTTGAAGGTTGGGATGAAGTTTAAAGATGCCAACAAAATCTTTGAGTTTTACAAAAGATATACATATAATGTAGGTTTTCTAGTTATGAAAACAAATTCGAGCAAGGGTGAGGATAGGGTAGTAAAATATGTGAAATTTTCTTGTTGTTGAGAAGGCAAAAAAATTAGGGTTACAAGTACTTCTACGAGGCCACAACCAATCATGCAAACAAGGTGTAAAGCTAGGTTGACTACAACTTTTAAAATTCTTGGAACATGGAGAATTAACATAGTCCACCTTGAGCATAATCATAAGACGAGTCCATCCAAATCCTAGTTGTTTCGATGTTGTTGACAATTGAGTGCACATATAAAATGGATGCTTGAAGTGAATGATATGGTTGGAATTCCGTTACATAAAAGTTATAACTCAGTAGTTGTGGAAAAGAGTGGATATGAGAAGATGACATGCATCGAAAGTGATTGTAGAAACTATGTTGAAAAGGTTAGGTGGTTACGACTAGGGGAAGGAGATGCAGTTGCAATgcaatcttatttttcaaaaatgcaagaaaattgACCTGGTTTGTTCTTCAATATCAATTTAGATGAAAATTCTCGATTGAGAAATGTGTTTTAGGTCGATAATAGGtgcaaacaaacatataagGAGTTCGACAATGTTGTGACCTTTGACACCACGTACCTCACAAATAAGTATCACATTCGCCCCTTTTGTTGGGGTGAATCATCACAAACAATCTATACTGCTTGGATGTGGGTTAGTATCGAATGAGGATACAAAAACGTTTGTTTGGCTATTTAGGACATGACTTCAATGTATACAAGGCCAGGCTCCTAACGGAATAATTACGGACCAAGACAAGGCTATACAAAATGCAATCTAGATAGTATTTTCGAATATCAAGCATAGACGGTGTTTATGgcatatattgaaaaaattgcCTGAAAAAGTTGGCAACCATGTTCAAAAAGGTGTTATATTTTTGGCTATACATAGTTTAGTCTATGATTTGCAAACTTTAGAAGAATTCGAACAAAATTGGATTAGGATGGTTAAACAATATGAATTGCATATCAATGATTGGTTGGCCGGACTTTACATTGATAGAGACCGTTGGGTTTCTTGTTTCTTGAAAACATCTTTTTGGGCAAGCATGTCAATAATCCAACGTAGTGAGAGTATGAATGCATTCTTCAGTGGGTTTGTCTATTCTAAGACATCGTTGAAGCAATTTGTTGAATAGTTTGAGTGAGCACTGAAGAATAAGGCTAAAAAAGAGTTTCAAGCAGATTTTTAGTCCTCTTGCAAATGGTTCCATTTATTACATcatatgaaattgaaaaacagTTTTAATTGGTTTACACCATATCAAAATTCAGGaagaaatcaacaaaaagaTGTATTGTGACCTTATATTTGCCGATAAGGGGTGTTTAGGAACGACGTATGAGGTTGAAGAGGATGTCGTAATTGGTGAGggtgtcaagagaaaaatatttacCATTTTATTTCTAAGGGATAGTTATGAATTTGTTTGTAGTTGCCATTTATTCGAGTTTAGAAGAATTATCTACAGGTATACTATCTCAGTATTAGTCCATAATAAGGTAAAATCACTTCTTGATAGGTATATAATGAGGTGGAGAAGAGATGTGACTAGATGCCACACGAGAGTCGCAATCAACTATGATGGGTGGATCAATAGTCATGGGCAGTTAAGATATGGCCAATTGTGCAGAGATAGATGATCTCGCAGTAGATGACGAAGGCTATACCATAGTGCTTATAGAGtggattcaatttaaaaaaaataataatgagcTTTCCATGTTGAAGTCAAATAGTAGAAGTAATCATCTTTCTCAGTCCACTGTTCATGTAGGCTTTGACGATAAAGCGATATAGAATGTTTCAAGCAAGAATATATTGGACCCGAATTGCTTGAGAAATAAGGGAAAGCCTAAGAAGCTTCATAAAAAGGGCCCGTTGGagattagataaaaaaaaaaaaaagagctaagATAAGCACCAATTTGTAGTGTTTAAGTAACTTACTAGGTGAAATATGAATTAATAGGGGTTTGATGATGCATAGGTATCTTTGGGTACAAAGAAAGTTAATAAAATGTCGCAAAAGAATCTACAGGATGGTGCAGCCATAATTCAAACTACATAGGAAGCACAATACCCTGTCATAACACCCCTCCCGTATGCTTAATCGTATGTAACTTtataacattttcattttcacttttttttattttgttttttttataaattctactTGGGTGTTGGATTAGGATAAAACACAGATAGTTACATATCCTAATTTTCAAGTCAATGAATTGGAAAGGATCCCGCAACATGTTCCATACATTTAACCATTGCCATTTCCCAATTTGAGGCATCCGTCTCTACCAATTgatacatttaattttcaaggtaagttcattattcaattttttaaaataccaaaaaatttatGTCATGCATATGtttattaatgttaataatTTGTAGGAGGTCCTGCTACGCATTACTACATTCCCAATATGCAACACAAGGATAGAACTAGGTTGTAATGGATGAACCCGAGAAGGTCGACTGTTTATGTCGGTGCAACAAGATTAAGTGTCTGTGCAAATATTGTAATGGAATCGGGTTGCTATTGATTTCTTCTCCTCCATTGGTTGTAACCTTGAGAATTACAACACTTTGGGCTTATAATTCAATTGGTAGTGGATCGAAACAAAtgttaatgaaaatttaaagtttgttccttttaaatatataatttgtttgttCTAAAATAGTGGAGTGAAATAGATGTTAAATAACATACACAAAGCATCAAATGAAGgttgatcaaataatttaatttagtaacttaaaaaaaattcttatcacTAACAAAATGCACTAAAAACACATTTATAGtttagttttataatttaaacaccTAATTAAttagatgtgtttaattaatgagagagagagagaggatggtGAGAGGGATGGGTTTTGTGGCCAGCGGGTAGGGGGGAGTCGTGAAAGAGAAAGGGGGGAGGGAGGGAAAATAATGGGCCGGTAAGGGAAAATAACGGGAGGGTTGCAAaggtaaaaaatattaatcatcGAAGGAGAGATTGCATGGGTTTTATGTCATCTTTAATTGTTGGATTCCATGCGTTAATCATCGAAGGAGAGATTGCATGTGTACGTAGGAGAGAACAATAGGGTCCCACATGTCAATTAATTAGAGTTGTTAACCCTTAGCTTTTAGTATATATAGTAGTTAGTTAATTAGATAAACACCTCAAATTTTCAAACTCCCAGAAAtgcttttcctattttttgaatctaaaatacaaaaaatgtatttttctattaaaaaccACAGAGTGGTTGCATAACGGGGGAGTAGTAAAGAGTAATATATCATTCATATAtactttcaaactcaattttctatcttttctAGCAAAGGGTGTGTACTAATTTTAACTGATCTTTTTCATCCTTATAGGGGAATCAAAAGCAATACGAAAGAGTTCtcttttatgaattattgtccATTGTGTGTTTGAGCTGTGTTATAATTGGCcaagaagattttttttttttttttttgtattaaattgcCCATGAccaccaaccccccccccccccccccaaaaaaaaaaaaaaaaaaatcagaatttaattTGGACCATACCTTTTCGCTCTCCAGAGGGATGGGACCGTAACCACTACTAGATAAGGTTAGGAAGAAAGAGGGCAATGGCTGCGATTAGTTGCAGCAACCAAACTGCAATGGCTTCTCTGCCAGcccttccatcttcttcttcttcttcttcttctctgctcCCAACCAACAATCAACACCTCTCCCTCTTTCACGTCCCCAGTAGATGCATCAAAGTCTCCAAAAAGCCTCTCTCTTTCAGAGTTCAGGCCGCCAAGCTTCCAGCTGGTGTATGTTCTTGTTTCCTCCTTTTTTATCAGTTTCCATATTATTATATGCCTCAGCAACGGTGAggctgtttgtttgtttgtttttgtttttcttgtgaCTAGAAAAAGGTTTAAGGGTAGTTTGAATTCCAGaaatagtgtttttttttttttttttatcgaaaaagaaagagaagatgCGTACAAATACAATCCCTCTTCCTCGATTCTTGCAAAGGCGCATGTCGTAGCAAATCTTTGAATTTAGAAAtaagaggatttttttttttttttttttttttgtgggaatTATCAGGTGGAGTTGCCAAAGGTGAAGCCCGAGTTCAAAGCCCCTTTTGGTGGGTTCACAAGGACGGCAGAGATATGGAACTCGAGAGCCTGCATGATTGGGCTCATTGGCACTTTCGTTGTGGAATTCGTAAGCAGCTAGCTGCTTTCAGGCTCTCTGATTATGCATTGGTTTCAATTCAAGTTAATTTGGTGGTTTTTCATTTGAATTGTCTCTGGTTTTCCAGATTATACACAAGGGAATTCTTCAAGTGATTGGAGTGGATGTTGGGAAAGGGCTTGATCTCCCGCTTTGAATCCTCACACTGCTTTCGTTTGCACCAAACGTTGGCATTTTACTTTTCTGTAATTTTTGTGGATAGAATTGCAGTTGTCTGCACTGTCTTGTTTCTGgctttgcttttgcttttcttgGTTGTAAAATGAAGCCTGAAAATCATCTCAAAAGTCCATACTTTTTCTCTTTTAGAAACCGGTAATCGCACATTTCTCCAATTGAAGAATTCCAGATTAGTCTTTATGCAAAACGGGCAAAGAAGGCTCAAAGAAAAGAGTTCAAGGAACAGATTCTCCACGCAAACTGCCcaactcttcattttttttctccttaaGCCCTTCCACTCCGCAATGATACAAACTAAGGTTTTGTTTATGGAATTTTTTTCTAGAAAACTAAGTTTTTCTAACAATCTCTTTGGCTTcaggtttttatttatttatttattcttttgagAAAGAAACTTCCTTGGAAAACTGGGAAATACGAATATGGGTGAAGGTATCCTCCAAAGCACATTGTCCCAACATTCGAGAACCCAAATTGGCAAATAAATGGGTTAAACAATTGCCCTCTCCTCCTCCCTCTTTATGCCTCTTTCCAATAGATTGGAAATAGCTTGGATAACTATGAAGACTGGCATTCTTGCCCATCTGCAAATCAGAAATCACTTGGATAGAATGCCCTTCAATAATTAATGAAGATCCAAAGCCAAAGCGTACTAGTCAACATAGTCTTTGCTTTATTGCACTCTATATTCTTATCCATAATCAAATCATCAATTACacacaaatacaaaattttatgtgaaaaaattaaattataaaaataaaatattattataatgatattaatacaataataatgatataattGCTATCATATATAGAGATGAAATTATGTAGAAAATCTATTACGTTGGATGGTTGTGTAGAAAATCCATTTATATTGGATAGGGACCAGAATGGCTAAATAGGAGGCCCCTCTCATTTGGATAGCTTGGTGTTTATAAATAGGTCCCCTTTTGGtagaaatttgaagaaattatctaaaaaaataaaaaaggtaaTCAAGTTGTGTTTGGAGTTGTGATAATTTGCAACTTTATTTGTACAAAACCTATAGCATCATCGTTTGGACAGCTGTTAAGAATGTGATAAGACTAGTAATTAGTTCGAGATGTTAAGAGATTGAAGCGATACCCTTAGAAATTTACCAAAACAACATCTCCCAGTTATCTCTCCGCATCACAGGGCGAAAGTCACTAATGGTGTCTTTAGTGATGGAATTCACTCTGGGTGCAAGTAAATCATTTTATGACCATTTAACTACTGATAACTGAGTTGGTACAATTTGACCGTTGCTAAAACATTTAGTCGTGAATTTCCCCAATATTTGTGGATTTTATCTTATAGTGGATTCAAACTGACAAAAATGGGTTGGGTTAGGCCTAGTATAGTGCCCATGAGAAATGACAAGTAGCCTTTTTGTTTGGCGATGGTTGTCCACAGctatcttcctttcttttttcactTTAGTTGTGTTAATTTCTTAGGGCTTCTTTGAGAGgattctcaatttttaatttttgttcccaattttttttattttttactgtttgGTAAAGCTactagtttttattttgaagCTCAGAGGTTGTTGGATTATCTTGACTGtcaaaatcatttgaattaATTGTA is a window encoding:
- the LOC127788003 gene encoding light-harvesting complex-like protein OHP1, chloroplastic, whose translation is MAAISCSNQTAMASLPALPSSSSSSSSLLPTNNQHLSLFHVPSRCIKVSKKPLSFRVQAAKLPAGVELPKVKPEFKAPFGGFTRTAEIWNSRACMIGLIGTFVVEFIIHKGILQVIGVDVGKGLDLPL